CGGCTCCCGCACAGCTATCCTAGCACTCGTGCCCACCCCGCCGCCGAACCTGGTGTTAGGCCGCCACACACCACCTATGGGCGAGCGACCGAGTAGCATCCCGGCCGTGATCGACGCGCTCCGCCGGGCGCCCGAGATCGTCGTGCCCCTCGTACGCGAGGTGCCGCCGGCGATCCTGCGGCGGCGGCCGGCCCCGCACCGCTGGTCCGCCCACGAGCACGCGTGTCACCTCGCCTACGTGCACGCGCTCTTCTTCGACCGGCTCGACTACATGCTCCGCGACCCGGCGCCCGTGATCCGGCCCTACCTGCCGGGCGAGCAGGACGCCGACGACCTGCTGCTCCGCATGGACCTCGAGGCGGCGCTCGCGTGCTTCGCCGCCGACCGGGCGCGCCTGGTGGCCCGCCTGGAGGCGCTCGGCCCCGCGGACTGGGCGCGCGAGGCCGAGCACGGGGAGTACCGCACGTACTCCGTGTTCATCATGTTCCGGCACCTGGCACTGCACGACTTTCTGCACGCGTACCGCATCGAGGAGCTCCTGCTGCGCCCGGACTGGGCCGCCGACGCCGACGTGCCGACGGCCTAACGAATCGTTGCAGCTGACGAAACGGGCCGACGCTGCGTGTGGCGCCCACGCCTCCGTCAGGCCCGTTTCGCAGCTGAACTCTGGCGTTCGCCCGCGTCTCGCAGGGTAATGAGAACTGGATTCCTGCTCCTCGCGCTCACCGCGGCATGTAGCCGCTCCGGGGTTGGGGCACCACAACCCACGCCCGCACCGCAGTTCGCCGCAACACGTGAGGCGCTCTGCACCCTTGATCCCGCGATGCCAGGGTGTCGGGGGCCCGTCCCAGACACCTTCCCCAACAGGTGGTATCTGCTCCAACGTCATTGGGAGATCGTGTCGCGGACGCGGGGTTCCGTCTGCATCGCAGATGCAGTCGAACTGCGTTTCAGACCTGGCGTTGCGCTGGCGGAAAAGCAAGCGATCATCGACTCCATCGGCGTCTGGAGGGAGGCTACATGGGCTCAGTTTATATAGTGCGCATCCCGAGCGATGGGACGACTGGGCCGCTGAGTCGCGCGCTTGAGTACGCCCGCGGGCAGCCACAGGTGCAATACATCACGCAGACGTGTTACAGCCAGATGGAGCGAGCTTAGCGGTGCCGCGGCAAACACCGATGAGCCGGTTACTTGCACTCGGCGGTGCGAGAGCCGGCGAACCAGTTGCTGCACCGATGACGCGCCAGGCGCGGCGCTAATCGGCCTCCTGCTGATGATCGGCGCGGTGGCGCTCGGCGTGAGGACCGCGCGGCGCAAGAGATAGCACCCACAGTCTCTGGCGCGGAGAGTGCCGCGTTGCGCGTGGTGTCGACGCCGAGCGCGCCGGTGCCGCGAATCACGGGACCGGGAGCCTACAGACTCTTCGCACACACGCCCTGGGCGTCCTCTCGCCTGACACGGCCTGCAGGGGATGTGCGGCCGGGCATCTTCGATCCTACCCTCAGAACAACAAGATCGCGAGAGTCGCTCCGTACCAGATTCACCCGGTACCCCTCCTCGCGCAGGGCGCGCACGCCTGCGTCCCCGAGTAGTCGAACCCGGCCGCCTGCCCGATCACGATGGGCCCGCTGCCGAGGATCAGGATGCTCTGGAGGTCGTCTCGCCTGGGCATCGCTTTGCTGGTGCCTGCGTAGGCTGTCGTGCGCGCGTGCGCGAGCGCCGGCCCTTCCCGCGAGGGACGGGCCGGCGCCGGCTCAATCACGGATCTGTGGTCGGGGCGGGAATCTACGCGGCCGGACGCCGTGGGGAAAGATGATCGTGAAGCGTCACAGGTCGAGCGGGCTCCGCACCCCGGCGGACGCGGATCTCGCAGCGGACGCGGCCCAGCAGCCTGGGTTCCGACATTCGTCTTGATGGGGTGCGGTGTAGCGGCGTAATATCCTGCGGAGAGGGCAGGTGGCGGCTGTTACGTCCATTTGCCCGGATCGCAAGAGTGCTGCGCTGCGCGTCGCGCGCCGCGTAGCTGCAGGATAGGCTGCGGTGCGCGGTTACCTATGATGTTAGGCCTATCCCGACGAACTCGGGCGTATCATTTGCCTCTGTCTCCACCGGAGTGCCTGAGCCATTCGCCACCCGGTCGCCCGTAGGAGATGCTGATGCGAGCGCCGCGATACAGGTTTCCGGATGAAGTCCGCGCTACGACCCGCACCATTGCTTCGCGCATGGTCGTCGACGGGTCCATTGCCCAAACGCCAGAACAGCTCGATGCCTGGATCTCCGAGCATCTCGAGGTCAGCAGGTCCCTGGAGAGGGGCGGGTACAGCACCAAGTTCACGTCGCATGATCTCTTTCCTCTGCTTCAGGTCTTCGTTGTGCAGGCGGGCGGTCCGGCTCCTCAGGCTGATGCACCCCCTCCTCCTTCGAAGCGTGGCCGGCTCGTGGGACTCGGGCTTGCTGCCCTCGCTCTTATCTTGATCGCAATCGCGATTGTCGCACTCCGCTAGTGGGCCTCCGGTCTCGCACTCGGTCCATCTGTCTTGCGCCAAGCCCCCGGCCTAACCCCCGCTTGCAGGGGACACGGGGTCGTGCATCTTTTCCTGCGGAGAGTTTGGTGCGGCCCCGTGCCCCTGAAGCTTGTTCGTTAGGCGGTCCGCCCAGGCGTCGGGATTAGCGGACGTTCCTTCAACCTGAGGATAAGCGTCAATGGCACGACTGCTCGTTCGCGGCTTTTCGATCTCTCTCGATGGGTACGGCGCGGGTTCAAGTCAGTCGGTCGAGAATCCGCTCGGCGTCGGCGGAGAGGATTTGCATGACTGGTTGGTTCACACCCGCACCTTCAAACGCATGCAACGCCGCGAGGGTGGAGACACGGGCATTGACGAGGACTTCGCAGCCCGCGGCTTTGCGAATATCGGAGCATGGATACTCGGTCGTAACATGTTCGGCCCCATACGCGGTCCCTGGCCTGACGAGTCCTGGCGCGGCTGGTGGGGAGCGAATCCGCCTTATCACGCGCCTGTGTTCGTTCTGACGCACCACCCGCGGCCGCAACTTGAAATGGAAGGGGGGACTGTCTTCCATTTCGTCACCGAAGGCATCGAAGTGGCGCTGGAGCGTGCCCGCGACGCGGCGGGTCCCCGGGACATTCGTCTCCTTGGTGGCGTCGCCACCCTTCGCCAGTATTTGCAGGCCCGCTTAGTAGATGAAATGCATTTGGCCGTAGCACCGATCCTGCTCGGCTCGGGAGAGCACCTGCTTGCGGGACTCAACCTTCCGGCGCTCGGCTACGCGTGCACGGAATACGTCCCGAGTGGGAAAGCGGGGCATTACGTCATTGCCCGAACCTGAGACCTGCGCTCCCTGGAGCATTTGGCACGTGTGGGCCGCCTTGCCGGTGTGAGTTCATGTTCAACCGCAACGCCTCGCCTGACCACGCAGTGCAGGGGATGCGGGGCCGGCCATGTTCTCGAGCATTTTTCCGGGTTCGGAGCACCGGCCCCGCACCCCTGACCCCTATTTGTTAGACCGCATAAGCCGCGATGTCCCTTTCTCAAGGGATCAAGAATCAATTGATCTGATACATGCGGCACGTAAGACCGCGAGCTGCTCGCGCGAAGGGGTACGGCTGGCTGTTTCTACTGTAAGCAGATCTCTAACACCAATGAAATCATGATTGGGCGACGGGCGTCAGATTTCAGCTACACTCGGACTCAAAGGACGATTCCGGCATGATACGCCTGTCAGGATTGTACCGGTGCAGGGCGGAGCGGTCAGCCACCGTTCCCGTCCATGGGTCACGGCGAATCCGCGAAGCGTCGATATCTGCTGCGCGTGGCGCAGTCTTAACCCTGTTGCTCGTTACAGCGACGTGTCGTCATCTGCCGCCGTCCACAACGTCCGGCGACCTCGCGATCACCAACGTGACAGTGATCGACGTCACGCGCGGGACGCGGCTCGCTGCGCAAACGGTGCTCGTCGCCGGCACGCGGATCGTGATGGTGGGACCCGCCCGGTCGGTCGCCGTACCTGGCGGAGCGCGGGTGGTGGACGGCCGCGGCGCGTTCCTCGTCCCGGGGCTTTGGGACATGCACGTGCATTCCGGTGGCTACGACCATGGCCGTCGCTACCTGCCCGCACTACTCGCGCAAGGGATCACTGGCGTACGGGATATGGGCACGCCGCTCGAGGACGTGCTGCGGCTGCGCGCCGAGAGCCGGCGGCCGCCGTCAGACGACGAGCTCCCACTACCGCGGGTGGTCGTGGCGGGCCCCTTGCTGAACGGTCCACTCCCATTCCACACACCGCTCATCCTTTCCGTGTCAACCGCGCGCGAAGCGCGTGCCGCCGTGGATAGCCTCGTCTCGCGCGGTGTCGACTTCGTGAAGGTGCATGACGCGCTACCGCGCGCGGAGTACTTCGCCATCGCAGACGAGGCACGACGGCGCGGCATCGCATTCGCCGGCCACATCCCGCCGTCGATCACCGCGGACGAAGCGACACGCGCCGGCCAGCACAGCATCGAGCACCTGGGCGGTCGTTTCTACGGCGAACTGCTCGCCTGTTCCGACCGCGAGCAGGCGCTGCGCGCCGCTGTCGATACGATCGTCGCAGGCGCGCTGCGCGACATGCGCGCCGGACGCGCACCGGACGACGCGGCAGTCTTCCGGGCGACGCTCACGCGGCCGCTCGTCGAGAGTTTCAGCGCAACGCGCGAGTACACGCGCATTGGCACCATTGTCGCCGCGCGTCAGTGGGAGGTCCCGACGCTCATATCGCAGCCGTTGCGCGACGCGCTCAGCGACGCGACACTGCGGCTAACGTCGGAGGACCGGCGGTGGGCCGACTCGCTTCTTGCGCTCCAGATGCGGCTCGTACGCGACATGCGGCGCGCCGGCGTGGGCCTCCTGGCAGGCACCGACCGCGACATTGCGCGCCCGGCACTCGCCGACGAGCTGACGCTGCTCGCGGCAGCGGGGCTCACTCCACTCGAGGTGTTGCGCGCGGCGACGCTCGACCCCGCGCTTTATCTTGCGGCGACCGATTCGCTAGGCGCTGTTGCACCCGGCAAGCTCGCGGACCTCGTGTTACTAGACGCGGACCCGCTGCGTGACATTGGCGCGATTCGCCGCGTGCGCGCCGTCGTGGCGAACGGGCGGCTGCTCGACGAGGTGGAGCGGCAGAGGCTCGTGCGGCGAGCGGCAGCGGGGCTCAGGACGCCCTTGACACTCGGTGGCATCTTCATGGATGAGCGTCTTTGGGAGGAGCCATTTCCGAGATGGTCCACTTCGGTGCGGCGGTAGCCGGCAGCCGCCTGACAATCGGCTGCAGGAGATGCGGGGCTGAAGTCTACGCTCTCCCAGGTCGCCTTTCCTTCTATTGGGCCGCCAGCGGCTGCTTGGCCGTGTCGCACTGAGCATGCGAATTGGCGGAAGCGGGCGCGCCGCGGGCACCCTCCCTGGCCACGGCACTCGAGCGCGCCCGTCAGCTTCAACGCGTAGTTAGACGCGCGGACTTCGCAGGATTGGCGTATATCATGAGGCACGGAGCTGGCGACGATGGGTAAGTACGTGATCGGCCCAGATGTGGCTCTCCACCTCGCGGCTCTGGAGGCCGCGATCCCGGAAGAGCATCAGATGTTGGCTCCTACCCTGTTTCGCTCGCAGACGCTATCGCTGCTCTATCGAGCGGTACGCCAGGGAGAGATAACCCGGAAGGATGCCGAGCGACGCCTCGAGTATGTGCGCGCTTTACGCATTCGACTGCTCGGCGATCGCGTCCTTCAAGACGTGGCCTGGAGGATCGCCGAGAAGCTCGGGTGGGCCGACACGCTGCTTGCCGAGTACATCGCACTCACCAAACTTCAAGCGGACGCGTTCATCACCCTCGACTCCGAGCTCGCTCACGCTGTAGAGGGCGTGGTCACGACTGCGGCCATCGACGTACTACGCTGAAGCGGCCGCAGAGCGTCGTTGCGGGATCCGGCTCGGCCATGCAATCCTCGTCAGGATCACCCGGCATCCCTCCTCGTGCAGCGCCCTGACGACCTGCGTCCCCGAGTAGTCGAGCTCGGCCGCCTGCCCGATCACGATGGGCCTGCTGCCGAGGATCAGGATGCTCTGGAGGTCGTCTCGCCTGGGCATCGCTTTAAAGTGCTGCGTAGGCTGTCGTCGTGCGCGCGGGCGCGAGCGCCGGCCCTTCCCCGCGAGGGACGGGCCGCACTGCGTATCTGCGGCCATGCTGCGGCGCGCCGCCTACATAATGTCAGGCGCGCATGGTAGAATGACGCAGGTCCGCATTCGAACCGCGGCAAAGCTTCCACCCTGAGCCAGTACGAGGAGGTTCCTGTGAGCCCCAAGAAGGACACGCAGAAATCCGCCAAGAGCGCCACCGTGACCAACGAAAAGTCCCAGGGATTCACGGACGAAGAACGGGCTGCGATGAAGGAGCGCGCCCGGGAGCTGAAGGCGGAAGCGCGCCAGGCGGACGGGGAAGGCGCCGTGCTCGCGAAGATCGCCGAGATGCCGGAACCGGATCGCGCCATGGCCGAGCGGCTCCATGCCATCATCAAAGCCAGCGCGCCGGCCCTCGCGCCGAAAACCTGGTACGGGATGCCCGCGTATGCAAAGGACGGCAAGGTCGTCTGCTTCTTCCAGAGCGCGCAGAAGTTCAAATCGAGGTACGCGACGTTCGGCTTCAGCGACGAGGCGAACCTCGACGAAGGCGCCATGTGGCCGACCTCCTTCGCGCTGAAGGAGCTGACCGCCGCCGAAGAGGCGAGGATCGGCGCGCTCGTGAAGAAGGCGGTGAGCTGAGGACTGATCTTGCCACTGACCCCGTAAGAGAGATCTATGTGGCCGGTCCGCTGGGTGCGGGCCGCCACGGGACGCCCGATCCGCCGGTGCGCACCACCCTCGCACCCGGCGACGCACCACCATCGGTGCGCCTTCCGCTTCGGTGCGGAGCCGGCCGGCGCTCGCCTGACAATCGGCTGCAGGGGATGCGGGGCCGTCCATGATTGGCGGACGACAGGCTTGCGCGCCGGCCTCGCACCCCTGACCTTGGTGCCGTTGGACGCTTCCCATCGCAAAATACCTCGACCAAGGAGATGGGCCATGGATGTTCGAGAGCGCGGAGAGCCGATCGGTGATGAGCGGGGTGACGTCCCCAAGTACCACATGGCCACCTGCCCCAACTGCGGCGGCCGAGGCTACATCTTCGACTCCATGGGGAACAGGTACGACTGCACACAGTGCGAAGCGTCGGGCCAGGTAGACGACTGACCGGTCAGGCCAATCGTACGAGGGGGAGCTCCTGGGGCGGGTGGCGGCGTCCGCCCCGTCGGGCCGATTTGCGCCCATGACGCAACCCTCCCCGCGTGGTTTACGCCCCTCGTTGCAACAAGCGCCCAACAACGGCATGCACCCGACCGCCCACACGACGGCTCTCATGCTCCGCGAGAGGCCTGGGCGGCGGGTGATGCGCGGCGTTGGGCCGCGGAAGAACGCCCCCCCCCAATCACCGCACATCGGAGATTCACATGAAGCGAGTCACTGGCATCGGCGGCATCTTTTTCAAGGCGAAGGATGCACCTGCGCTGCAGGCCTGGTACAAGGCTCATCTCGGCATCGATGTCCAGCCGTGGGGCGGTGCCGCGTTCGACTGGGTCGACTCGGATGGCAAGCCCACGGGCGGAACGACCGCCTGGTTGGTTGCTTCGGAGGAAAGCGAGCAGTTTGCTCCGAGCAAAGCCTCGTTCATGGTCAACTACCGCGTTGAAGACCTCCACGCCCTGGTCGCGGCGCTCAAAGCGGAAGGCTGCAACGTCCTCGACAAGATCGATGACTCCGAGTACGGCAAGTTCGGATGGGTCATCGATCCTGAGGGAAACAAGGTCGAATTGTGGCAGCCACCTGCCGGTCAATGAAACGCGCCCATGCTCCCCGCGGCAGTCTGACGACGGGCGTGTTCGTCGGAACCTGATGGAAGTCCAAGCTCGGGATCAGGGGCTGGCCGCGCAGGCGAACGCGGGTGTTCGGGCGAGGCGGGAATCCATGCGCTTACTTCGCTCGGAGGGAAGTCGGCGCGAGTGGCGGTGCCGCGACGGCGACACATGCAACCAGCCCGTGGGCGCGACCTGCGTCGCAACTGCGGATTCGCCGCAAACGCTGCAGGATGCGTGGATGCGGCAGCGATGACGAGACATATGGGCGCCTTTCTTGCGAATTACGACTGAAAAGTAGCTGTCACTCTTTCCGAAGGAGCCGCACATGCGCAAGCTGAAGCTGAATCTCGACCATCTGGCGGTGGAGTCGTTCACGCCCGAGTCGATACGCGGCGAAAGCGACGGCACCGTGCACGCGCACGCTCCCACCAGGGGCGGGAACACCTGCGACAACTTCTCGTGCCAGGCGGGGTGCACCTTCCAGGAGTCCTGCTTCAACCCCTGCACGACGGGCTGAACGCGGCAAACCGGACGTACGCAGAGCCGCGTACGAACGAAAGAGGGCGCGGAGGAAGCAAACCCCTTCTCCGCGTCTTCGTCTGTTTTCCTCCCACGTCCACCGCGGAACCCGCCCACCTCGCCCACCTCTCGGCCTTGCCTGGCACCCCTTCTGGTGTACTGCGTAAACTGTCGTGCGCACGTGCGCGAGCGCCGGCCCTTCCCGCCAGGGACGGGCGGCGCCGGCGGAAGTCGAGAATGCTGGAGGCGGATCGTGGATCTCTGGGAGCGATATCTCTTCGAGCAGCACTCGAGGGAAACCCTGCAGGCATGGGCCCGCAAGCTCGGCGTGTTCCGATTCCGTCGAGCGCGGGGCGGCCACGCCAATGACGGCGACTCGCTCGACGTGGCGTTCAGCTACGAGACGGAGGAGCAGCTGTTGAGCTTCTTCCGCCATGTCGGCTTCCAGCCGGTGGTCCATTCGGCCGAGCCGCCGCGGCCGGTTCCCGGAAGGCCGTATCGACAGGATGAATTCGCGGCCTTCCCGTCCATCATCCCGAATACGCGGTGGATCGAGCAGCCAGGCCATTGCACGCTGTCCGGCATCAAG
The Longimicrobium sp. genome window above contains:
- a CDS encoding amidohydrolase family protein — translated: MIDVTRGTRLAAQTVLVAGTRIVMVGPARSVAVPGGARVVDGRGAFLVPGLWDMHVHSGGYDHGRRYLPALLAQGITGVRDMGTPLEDVLRLRAESRRPPSDDELPLPRVVVAGPLLNGPLPFHTPLILSVSTAREARAAVDSLVSRGVDFVKVHDALPRAEYFAIADEARRRGIAFAGHIPPSITADEATRAGQHSIEHLGGRFYGELLACSDREQALRAAVDTIVAGALRDMRAGRAPDDAAVFRATLTRPLVESFSATREYTRIGTIVAARQWEVPTLISQPLRDALSDATLRLTSEDRRWADSLLALQMRLVRDMRRAGVGLLAGTDRDIARPALADELTLLAAAGLTPLEVLRAATLDPALYLAATDSLGAVAPGKLADLVLLDADPLRDIGAIRRVRAVVANGRLLDEVERQRLVRRAAAGLRTPLTLGGIFMDERLWEEPFPRWSTSVRR
- a CDS encoding type II toxin-antitoxin system VapC family toxin — translated: MGKYVIGPDVALHLAALEAAIPEEHQMLAPTLFRSQTLSLLYRAVRQGEITRKDAERRLEYVRALRIRLLGDRVLQDVAWRIAEKLGWADTLLAEYIALTKLQADAFITLDSELAHAVEGVVTTAAIDVLR
- a CDS encoding dihydrofolate reductase family protein, whose protein sequence is MARLLVRGFSISLDGYGAGSSQSVENPLGVGGEDLHDWLVHTRTFKRMQRREGGDTGIDEDFAARGFANIGAWILGRNMFGPIRGPWPDESWRGWWGANPPYHAPVFVLTHHPRPQLEMEGGTVFHFVTEGIEVALERARDAAGPRDIRLLGGVATLRQYLQARLVDEMHLAVAPILLGSGEHLLAGLNLPALGYACTEYVPSGKAGHYVIART
- a CDS encoding DinB family protein; this translates as MIDALRRAPEIVVPLVREVPPAILRRRPAPHRWSAHEHACHLAYVHALFFDRLDYMLRDPAPVIRPYLPGEQDADDLLLRMDLEAALACFAADRARLVARLEALGPADWAREAEHGEYRTYSVFIMFRHLALHDFLHAYRIEELLLRPDWAADADVPTA
- a CDS encoding VOC family protein — protein: MKRVTGIGGIFFKAKDAPALQAWYKAHLGIDVQPWGGAAFDWVDSDGKPTGGTTAWLVASEESEQFAPSKASFMVNYRVEDLHALVAALKAEGCNVLDKIDDSEYGKFGWVIDPEGNKVELWQPPAGQ
- a CDS encoding DUF1801 domain-containing protein, with product MSPKKDTQKSAKSATVTNEKSQGFTDEERAAMKERARELKAEARQADGEGAVLAKIAEMPEPDRAMAERLHAIIKASAPALAPKTWYGMPAYAKDGKVVCFFQSAQKFKSRYATFGFSDEANLDEGAMWPTSFALKELTAAEEARIGALVKKAVS